The proteins below are encoded in one region of Candidatus Poribacteria bacterium:
- a CDS encoding sigma-70 family RNA polymerase sigma factor codes for MDKHLRRHLMLDLDDELIERYQKGDEGAFTLLVRRHQQPLINFIARFINDRDNAEDLAQETFIRMFKAAHRYKPGRAQFKTWMYHIAKNLCKNEIRNRERRDKYRVDNVVNSGSEGHNDTEEIDLIANAPANPAFQPEVELERKELRNALQKAIAELPEQYRLPLVLRDLQGLSYDEISEVLELRSGTTKSRINRARLMLKDKLKPFI; via the coding sequence ATGGATAAGCACCTCCGGAGGCACCTGATGCTTGACTTAGATGATGAATTAATAGAACGCTACCAGAAAGGCGATGAAGGCGCATTTACGCTTCTCGTGCGCCGACATCAGCAGCCACTCATTAATTTCATTGCTCGGTTCATCAATGATAGGGATAACGCTGAGGATTTAGCGCAGGAGACGTTTATTCGTATGTTTAAAGCGGCGCATCGTTATAAACCCGGGCGGGCACAGTTTAAAACATGGATGTATCACATCGCTAAGAACCTTTGCAAAAATGAAATCCGAAATCGAGAACGGCGGGACAAATATAGAGTTGATAACGTTGTGAATAGCGGAAGCGAGGGGCATAACGACACAGAAGAAATTGATTTGATTGCAAATGCACCCGCGAATCCTGCTTTCCAGCCGGAAGTGGAACTTGAACGTAAAGAATTACGCAACGCACTCCAAAAAGCGATCGCAGAATTACCAGAACAATACAGACTCCCTCTCGTCTTACGGGACCTGCAGGGACTGAGTTACGACGAAATCAGTGAGGTATTGGAACTCCGGAGCGGGACAACGAAATCTCGCATCAATCGTGCCCGGCTTATGCTTAAAGACAAGTTAAAACCGTTTATCTAA
- a CDS encoding DUF1669 domain-containing protein yields MERTSVNRKEKLKSKFIPLLLVLLCAAAIGVGIRHYTGNKLPVGTWEVYFSEVDTGASHYSLEKRLIEKLTTAASRVDAALYHLDSARVADGLIKAHRRGVQVRVVTETDNIGEEAIAQLQEAGIPVAEDGDPDSYMHHKFIVIDEQYVWTGSYNTTYNGAYKNKNNVIFIDSAPLAYNFTREFRELFRQMRAEKPTGASVVHPKVALSDGTQIFTYFSPDNDILSSLVKEIESAKKSIHFMAFSFTEDTLGSAMRDRFASGIDIQGVFEKRQISQYSEYEQMKAAGISVIQDRNKGTMHHKVIVIDEETVITGSYNFSKNAEERNSENLLIIKGNPDIAQAYLAEFDRIVR; encoded by the coding sequence ATGGAACGCACGTCAGTTAACCGCAAGGAAAAATTAAAATCCAAATTTATTCCTCTTCTTCTTGTTCTGCTTTGCGCTGCTGCAATCGGCGTTGGTATCAGACATTACACAGGCAACAAACTGCCTGTCGGAACGTGGGAGGTCTACTTCAGTGAAGTCGATACGGGAGCCAGTCACTATTCCCTTGAAAAACGCCTTATTGAAAAACTGACCACTGCCGCATCGCGGGTTGATGCTGCCCTCTATCACTTGGACTCTGCACGGGTAGCCGATGGCTTAATCAAAGCACATCGCCGCGGGGTCCAGGTGCGAGTCGTCACTGAAACGGACAACATTGGTGAGGAGGCAATTGCACAATTGCAGGAAGCCGGCATCCCTGTCGCCGAGGATGGAGACCCCGACAGTTACATGCATCACAAATTCATTGTGATTGATGAGCAATACGTCTGGACAGGCTCCTATAACACGACCTATAACGGGGCATATAAAAACAAGAATAACGTAATATTCATTGATTCCGCCCCGTTGGCGTATAACTTCACACGGGAGTTCCGAGAGCTGTTCCGGCAAATGCGGGCTGAGAAACCTACTGGCGCGTCAGTTGTGCATCCGAAAGTGGCACTCAGCGACGGGACACAGATATTCACCTATTTTTCACCAGACAACGACATCCTCTCCTCGCTTGTGAAGGAGATCGAATCTGCCAAGAAGTCGATTCATTTTATGGCGTTTTCGTTCACGGAAGATACACTCGGCAGTGCGATGCGGGATCGTTTTGCGTCGGGGATTGACATACAGGGGGTGTTTGAAAAACGACAAATTAGTCAATACTCTGAATATGAACAAATGAAGGCAGCAGGTATTTCAGTGATTCAGGATAGAAATAAGGGGACTATGCATCACAAGGTAATTGTTATTGACGAGGAGACTGTGATTACGGGTTCCTACAACTTCTCCAAAAACGCCGAAGAACGCAATAGCGAGAATCTATTGATTATCAAAGGAAATCCTGATATTGCCCAAGCATACCTCGCTGAATTTGATCGAATCGTGCGCTAA
- a CDS encoding SUMF1/EgtB/PvdO family nonheme iron enzyme, whose protein sequence is MDATMEDQTYTNSIGMRFVRIEPGTFTMGSKNAALSDELTAGKAYLRDGDWDEHPVHQVTLTTPFYIGIFQVTNAQYETYDPAHRDLKSLQNTGFSKEDDEAVVFVDWHDATRFCEWLSEKEGLPYRLPTEAEWEYVCRAGTTTHFHTGDILPPEFHKNVGESWYPDAERSRGTEKIVPLHVGQTPPNAWGVYDMHGNVEEWCQDWYGPYEPDPQVDPVGRKAGLYRVTRGGSHSTLLCYLRSANRMGAVPEDKHWYIGFRVVCGEMPQTAPPPAPKVALWGRNVKQENRRVPVPESPYFAEPLTYVKIPEGSNGPLFSAHNHVPAIVECPNGDMFAAWYSCVTERGRELTVAASRLRFGATEWDPAEPFWGPPDRNNHATSLWRNENGRIYHFNGLSAAATWGPLALVLRHSDDNGATWSKPRFISPEHRLRHMPIASVFRRQDGSILLACDAVTGGNGGTAIWLSEDDGDTWYDPGTGQPIPEFADGKQGGWIAGIHAAVVELTDGRLMAYGRGDTINGRMPKSLSADSGRTWHYSASRFPVVSGGQRCVLLRLQEGPIFLATFTGERKALTPMPIVDAAGNERLVTGLFGALSYDDGETWECMRLISDDGEDRELETMDGRPFTMGLNSAELGGYLAVCQGQNGIIHLISSRQHYRFNYAWLKEKL, encoded by the coding sequence ATGGATGCTACGATGGAAGATCAAACGTATACAAATTCAATAGGGATGCGGTTCGTTAGAATTGAACCGGGGACCTTCACGATGGGTTCAAAGAACGCTGCGCTCTCAGACGAACTGACAGCCGGAAAAGCATACCTCCGCGACGGGGATTGGGACGAACACCCCGTGCATCAGGTAACTCTTACCACGCCGTTCTACATCGGGATTTTTCAAGTGACAAACGCCCAGTATGAGACTTATGATCCCGCACACCGAGACTTGAAGAGTCTTCAGAATACAGGTTTCTCGAAAGAAGACGATGAAGCGGTTGTGTTTGTAGATTGGCACGATGCGACGCGATTCTGCGAATGGCTCTCCGAGAAGGAGGGACTTCCTTATCGACTGCCGACCGAAGCGGAATGGGAATACGTGTGCCGTGCAGGCACAACGACCCATTTCCATACCGGCGATATACTACCGCCTGAATTCCACAAAAACGTTGGAGAGAGTTGGTACCCGGATGCCGAGCGGAGCCGTGGCACAGAAAAAATCGTGCCGCTACACGTTGGGCAAACGCCACCCAACGCCTGGGGTGTATACGACATGCACGGAAACGTAGAGGAGTGGTGCCAAGATTGGTATGGGCCCTATGAACCCGATCCACAAGTGGATCCAGTGGGCAGAAAAGCAGGTTTGTATCGCGTCACACGGGGTGGGAGTCACTCGACGTTGCTCTGCTACCTACGCTCAGCCAATCGGATGGGGGCAGTCCCAGAAGATAAGCACTGGTACATCGGATTCCGTGTCGTCTGTGGTGAGATGCCGCAGACCGCGCCGCCCCCTGCACCGAAGGTGGCGTTATGGGGACGTAACGTTAAACAAGAAAATAGGCGTGTCCCCGTGCCAGAATCCCCTTATTTCGCGGAACCACTCACTTATGTTAAAATTCCTGAAGGTTCAAACGGACCACTTTTTTCGGCGCATAACCATGTCCCGGCGATCGTGGAGTGTCCGAACGGCGATATGTTCGCGGCATGGTATTCATGTGTAACAGAACGTGGACGCGAATTGACAGTCGCTGCGAGTCGATTGCGCTTTGGTGCAACCGAGTGGGACCCAGCCGAACCTTTCTGGGGTCCGCCCGATCGGAACAATCACGCCACATCCCTCTGGCGAAACGAGAATGGACGGATTTACCATTTCAACGGACTCTCGGCAGCCGCAACGTGGGGTCCCTTAGCGTTGGTGCTACGCCACTCCGATGATAACGGTGCGACATGGTCGAAACCGCGCTTCATCTCACCTGAGCACCGCCTCCGGCACATGCCGATCGCCTCTGTTTTCCGAAGACAGGACGGCTCTATCCTCCTCGCTTGCGATGCAGTAACCGGTGGAAACGGTGGCACGGCGATATGGCTCAGTGAGGACGACGGCGACACATGGTATGATCCAGGAACAGGACAACCCATTCCCGAGTTTGCTGATGGCAAACAGGGCGGATGGATCGCTGGTATTCACGCTGCTGTGGTTGAACTCACAGATGGAAGGTTGATGGCTTACGGCAGAGGCGACACTATCAACGGACGGATGCCGAAGAGCCTTTCCGCAGATAGCGGTAGGACGTGGCATTACAGTGCGAGTCGGTTCCCAGTCGTTTCTGGCGGACAACGGTGTGTGCTGCTACGACTTCAAGAGGGACCCATTTTTCTCGCCACGTTCACAGGAGAGCGGAAAGCATTGACACCCATGCCGATTGTTGATGCTGCTGGCAATGAACGCCTCGTTACCGGACTCTTCGGGGCGTTATCTTATGACGACGGTGAAACGTGGGAGTGTATGCGTTTAATTTCAGATGATGGAGAAGACCGAGAGCTTGAGACGATGGATGGACGCCCCTTTACGATGGGGTTAAATAGCGCCGAACTCGGGGGTTACCTCGCTGTTTGCCAAGGACAGAACGGGATCATCCATCTGATTAGCAGCCGTCAACACTATCGATTTAATTACGCGTGGCTGAAGGAAAAGTTGTGA
- a CDS encoding ABC transporter permease subunit, translating to MLTTLIRRELLDNLMTFRFAATVLIMLLLVVANTAVLISHYEQRLVNYNDAVKRHQRQLQEKITYSAGDVYVDRPPNPLSIFNAGFDKRLGSLVPISYGSVPSLWDSYIRESDNPFMGMFASMDIVFVFEITVSLLALIFAYDALTGEYERGTLRLVLTHPVRRGHILLAKYISAMLCLLVPLLMSLLLAVILLTTSTAIFLSTDDFLRIGGIVFTSILYLSVFYLIGFLISAAARRTSTALMFSMFIWGFLVLIYPNVILAIIPRPEAPQARKASAFNQIEQIWEEFDRERKHFLATDDFPGEVWHFDLPGVGFLFDPSISGNPRDLSYTYTVHIEFEALGGKEEEYKPKVLHAQHYFRFLGPLIIDTAERTWRIRKPALEDIYIQPANVERIWLKLSPLGLYDAATQTWAGTDLLGTRDFFNAVRRYRQQVIDYFYDKDVFGSLQWFTAEKGTPDWSSFPQFSFQRVDVKTNAERALPDVGILLMLNVILFIVIFLVFIRSEI from the coding sequence ATGCTAACAACGCTTATCCGCCGAGAACTCCTTGACAATCTGATGACGTTCCGATTCGCTGCAACCGTCTTGATTATGCTGTTGCTTGTGGTCGCCAATACCGCTGTGCTCATCAGTCACTACGAGCAACGCTTAGTAAACTACAACGATGCTGTCAAGAGGCATCAACGGCAGCTACAGGAGAAAATTACCTATTCAGCGGGTGATGTATACGTTGACCGTCCTCCCAACCCGTTGAGCATATTCAATGCTGGATTCGATAAACGACTCGGAAGCTTGGTCCCGATATCTTATGGATCTGTTCCATCGCTGTGGGATAGTTACATACGCGAGTCGGATAATCCGTTTATGGGCATGTTTGCCTCAATGGATATCGTCTTTGTCTTTGAAATTACGGTTAGCTTATTAGCATTGATTTTCGCCTACGATGCACTTACGGGAGAATATGAACGCGGGACATTGCGTCTTGTTTTGACGCATCCCGTCCGTCGCGGACATATCCTCCTCGCAAAATACATCAGTGCGATGCTCTGCTTACTTGTGCCGTTGCTAATGAGTCTACTTCTCGCGGTTATTTTGTTAACGACCTCTACCGCCATTTTTCTGAGTACCGATGATTTTCTACGGATCGGAGGAATTGTTTTCACATCTATCCTGTATCTTTCTGTATTCTATCTCATTGGATTCCTGATTTCGGCGGCGGCTCGTAGAACGAGCACGGCATTGATGTTCTCTATGTTTATCTGGGGTTTTTTGGTGCTTATCTATCCAAACGTGATTCTTGCTATAATCCCGCGTCCTGAGGCTCCGCAAGCACGTAAGGCATCTGCTTTCAACCAAATTGAACAGATATGGGAGGAATTTGACAGAGAGCGCAAACACTTCCTTGCCACTGACGACTTTCCAGGTGAAGTTTGGCATTTTGATCTTCCGGGGGTTGGATTCCTCTTTGATCCGAGTATTAGTGGTAACCCTCGTGACTTATCATATACCTACACAGTCCATATAGAGTTTGAAGCACTCGGCGGTAAGGAAGAAGAATATAAACCCAAGGTTCTTCACGCACAGCATTATTTCCGTTTCCTCGGTCCGCTAATTATTGATACAGCAGAACGAACGTGGCGCATCCGCAAGCCCGCACTCGAAGACATCTACATCCAGCCCGCAAATGTGGAGCGTATCTGGTTGAAACTTTCACCCCTCGGCCTCTATGATGCTGCAACACAAACGTGGGCAGGGACGGACTTGCTGGGCACCAGAGATTTTTTCAATGCTGTGAGGCGATACAGACAGCAGGTGATTGACTATTTCTACGATAAAGATGTGTTCGGATCTCTACAGTGGTTTACAGCGGAAAAGGGCACGCCAGATTGGAGTAGTTTCCCACAATTTTCTTTTCAGAGGGTTGATGTGAAGACAAATGCCGAGCGAGCATTACCGGATGTAGGTATACTTCTTATGCTTAATGTCATTCTTTTCATCGTGATATTTCTGGTTTTCATCAGGAGTGAAATATAG
- a CDS encoding PDZ domain-containing protein, whose amino-acid sequence MYARKLKRQLLIIESLSLLLSVSVSGFANESVLQRLEKDFQRIVTDARPTVVKVVATQGVPVPLSWNTKELALMHQNISSGIVIDTAGHIVTTTFEMGPPSKIEVIFNNKRVSSAKLIGTDVFTDIAVLRATGPLRKSTPSTNAIRSPAVPEEWIEFTLPRKWGDSSKIDTGSWVVTIGGSYGQSPIVSFGIVGGWDTLPNQLCRELIKINAAVTPGNSGGAVLNTSGEVVGMILAVLTEPTATHSPFDTLFEKQDDVDITQFLARSPLAARNQEITFAMPIETVRAVAKEIIEHGKVARGWLGVEVDIGDSGVLVTGVIENSPAHKGGLLPQDLILEFNEVPVHSYDELLKCVVSKRPNTEVHLKIGRNGTEHYSTVILGETP is encoded by the coding sequence ATGTACGCACGAAAATTAAAACGTCAACTACTGATAATCGAATCGCTGAGTCTTCTCCTCTCTGTCTCCGTTTCCGGTTTCGCCAATGAGAGTGTGTTGCAGCGGCTTGAAAAGGATTTTCAGAGGATCGTCACGGATGCCCGCCCTACCGTTGTGAAGGTTGTCGCAACACAAGGCGTACCGGTCCCACTTTCGTGGAACACTAAAGAGTTAGCACTGATGCACCAAAACATCAGTTCTGGTATTGTGATTGACACCGCCGGACACATTGTGACGACCACTTTCGAGATGGGGCCTCCGAGTAAGATTGAGGTTATCTTTAACAATAAAAGGGTGTCTTCAGCAAAACTCATCGGCACTGATGTATTCACTGATATTGCTGTGCTTCGGGCTACAGGTCCACTGCGAAAATCCACGCCATCAACGAATGCGATCAGGTCTCCAGCGGTCCCTGAGGAATGGATCGAATTCACGTTGCCTCGTAAGTGGGGCGATTCTTCAAAAATTGATACAGGTTCCTGGGTTGTGACAATCGGGGGCAGTTATGGCCAGAGTCCCATTGTCTCCTTCGGTATTGTGGGAGGTTGGGACACCTTGCCGAATCAATTGTGTCGCGAATTAATTAAAATCAACGCGGCGGTTACACCCGGCAACAGCGGTGGGGCAGTCCTAAACACGTCAGGGGAGGTTGTTGGAATGATACTCGCAGTCCTCACGGAACCAACGGCTACGCATTCTCCGTTTGACACGCTTTTCGAGAAGCAGGACGATGTAGACATTACACAATTTCTTGCTCGATCCCCGCTGGCGGCTCGGAATCAGGAAATCACTTTTGCTATGCCGATAGAGACGGTTCGCGCCGTTGCCAAAGAAATTATAGAACACGGGAAGGTTGCGCGGGGTTGGCTCGGTGTTGAAGTTGATATTGGCGATTCGGGGGTCCTTGTTACGGGTGTGATTGAAAACAGTCCGGCGCACAAAGGCGGGCTTTTACCTCAGGATCTTATCTTGGAATTTAACGAAGTCCCTGTCCACTCTTACGACGAGTTGTTAAAATGCGTTGTGAGTAAGCGACCGAATACGGAGGTCCACCTTAAAATCGGTAGGAATGGCACCGAACACTATTCTACAGTGATATTAGGTGAAACGCCTTAG
- a CDS encoding phytanoyl-CoA dioxygenase family protein — MKLPFLHQEVDISPDLRESNDILDNPDALQERMAAEGYLLIRELHGKDAILTARRQILEKLAAKGMLAPDTELMDGIFNPDYPEPPSTGSMGNKALTQMPAFKAVVEGEPIMNFFKRFLGGDARTFDFKWLRTAGPGSGSPIHYDIVFMGRGTQDLYSCWTPFGDVSLDMGPIVFCLGSNRFEKIRATYGQSDVDRDLIEGHFSDKPLEIVEKFGGRWATTTFSAGDVIIFSMFLMHASLVNTSDKIRITADTRYQLAAEPIDERWVGEKPKGHYAWKQQDAKIESLKKSRQRWGI; from the coding sequence ATGAAGCTCCCCTTTTTACATCAGGAAGTAGACATCAGTCCCGATTTACGAGAAAGTAACGACATCCTTGACAACCCCGATGCCTTGCAGGAACGGATGGCAGCCGAGGGGTATCTTCTGATTCGTGAACTACACGGCAAGGACGCGATCCTCACGGCGCGTCGGCAGATTCTGGAGAAACTCGCAGCAAAAGGGATGCTCGCACCGGATACAGAATTGATGGACGGGATCTTTAACCCCGATTACCCTGAACCGCCATCAACCGGCTCAATGGGCAATAAAGCATTGACGCAGATGCCAGCATTTAAAGCCGTTGTTGAAGGTGAACCCATCATGAACTTTTTCAAACGATTCCTCGGTGGCGATGCCCGAACGTTCGATTTTAAATGGCTTCGCACGGCGGGACCTGGATCAGGTTCACCGATTCATTACGATATCGTCTTTATGGGCAGAGGCACACAAGACCTCTACTCTTGCTGGACTCCCTTTGGCGATGTGTCTCTGGACATGGGTCCGATTGTGTTCTGCCTCGGATCTAACCGATTTGAAAAGATTCGAGCAACTTATGGACAATCAGATGTGGATCGGGATCTGATTGAGGGACACTTCAGCGATAAACCGCTTGAGATCGTCGAGAAATTCGGGGGACGCTGGGCAACGACAACATTTTCAGCGGGAGACGTTATCATTTTTAGTATGTTCCTGATGCATGCTTCACTCGTTAACACCTCCGATAAAATTCGGATAACAGCAGATACGCGTTATCAGCTTGCTGCTGAACCCATTGATGAACGCTGGGTTGGTGAAAAACCGAAAGGGCATTACGCATGGAAGCAACAGGACGCGAAGATCGAATCCTTAAAAAAATCACGGCAGAGATGGGGCATTTAA
- a CDS encoding altronate dehydratase, whose protein sequence is MDYDFTAVARLPLPNDNVAIATQTLESGTRIHHNGEQFQLSHTLLEGHRFAVQPIRETEPLLSWGLPFGFATRSISPGDYVCNQKMIDSLSIRNLPFELPETPNFSDKMAPYQLDEAEFCSGQQVPRHANERPFLGYQRPGNRGVGTRNYIVVMGTTARTSGFARRLAGMCSTRAETYPNIDGIVAVTHTEGGESKTPNNIDMLLRTLAGFTVHPNIGAILLVDYGTEAVTNEMLKTYMRDEGYALDDVVHNFHRLQGSFDTDLAGGAEIIDSWLDDVNSVPRTEQSLEHLKIALQCGGSDAFSGVSGNPLAAYVAKEVIRYGGCANLAETDELIGSEAYVLQNARDLPTARKFLNTIERFKRRAAWHGHSTEANPSGGNNFRGLYNIAIKSIGAAMKRHPDVCLDYVIDYSQLMEDPGYYFMDSPGNDLESIAGQVASGSNMIFFVTGNGSITNFPFVPTIKIVTTTGRYEMLEKDMDVNAGAYLDGTSMEELGESMLDVTVDVASGERSVGEKAGHSQVSLWRDWKQTGPVDLNPLLTDSELKSGDPIPIDTAPGAALSESRLPQELQFRALQTEDGCRTDQVGLILPTSLCSGQIAQMIAHRCNEREIGKAQGISRFVALPHTEGCGVSSGRSEEIYTRTMIGHLTHPTVALGLLLEHGCEKTHNDHVRHEIQQLGISPERYGWASVQLDGGIDAVIDKVQDWFSEELVDKPAVPVVDAGLEHLCIAVTSTGTATEEVSESLTQLTHSVAASGGTVIVPANATFLRMFGVTNPAHSVPTTLAYGQRVEKAGFHIMETPTDQQTETLTGLGATGVDLALAHIVGAPLQSHVMVPLIQVSTDATTQTTYGADLDLGTADVDELLALIVEVASRQYTPKLHGKGNTDFQLTRGLLGISM, encoded by the coding sequence ATGGATTACGATTTTACCGCTGTCGCACGGCTGCCTTTGCCGAACGATAACGTCGCTATCGCAACACAAACCTTAGAGAGCGGCACACGCATTCATCACAACGGAGAACAGTTTCAACTATCGCACACCCTCTTGGAAGGCCATCGGTTCGCCGTCCAACCAATTCGGGAAACTGAACCACTTTTGTCGTGGGGTCTCCCTTTCGGTTTTGCAACACGTTCTATCTCTCCAGGGGATTACGTGTGCAATCAGAAGATGATTGATTCGCTATCAATTAGAAATCTACCCTTTGAATTGCCAGAGACACCTAACTTTAGCGATAAAATGGCGCCCTATCAATTAGACGAAGCAGAATTCTGTTCAGGACAACAAGTGCCGCGTCATGCAAACGAACGTCCCTTTCTCGGTTACCAGCGTCCCGGTAATCGTGGCGTTGGCACGCGAAACTATATCGTCGTTATGGGGACAACGGCGCGCACCTCTGGCTTTGCGAGACGACTTGCTGGTATGTGTTCGACGCGCGCTGAAACCTATCCGAACATAGACGGCATTGTTGCCGTAACCCACACGGAAGGCGGCGAAAGCAAAACTCCCAATAATATTGATATGCTGCTCCGAACGCTCGCAGGTTTCACCGTCCATCCGAACATCGGCGCGATACTACTTGTTGACTACGGCACCGAAGCAGTTACCAACGAAATGCTTAAAACGTATATGCGAGACGAGGGGTACGCTTTGGATGATGTCGTTCACAATTTCCATCGCCTCCAAGGTAGTTTCGACACCGATTTAGCCGGTGGTGCTGAGATTATTGATAGCTGGTTAGATGACGTGAACAGCGTTCCGCGGACCGAACAGTCCTTGGAACATCTCAAAATCGCCTTGCAGTGTGGCGGTTCTGACGCGTTCTCTGGTGTATCGGGCAATCCGCTCGCCGCTTACGTTGCGAAAGAGGTCATCCGTTATGGCGGGTGCGCTAACCTCGCAGAGACCGATGAACTGATCGGTTCCGAGGCTTACGTGCTTCAGAATGCTCGCGATCTACCGACAGCGCGTAAATTCCTCAATACAATCGAACGTTTCAAGAGGCGCGCCGCGTGGCATGGACACTCCACAGAGGCGAATCCATCTGGGGGCAATAACTTCCGTGGGCTCTATAATATCGCCATTAAATCAATCGGCGCGGCAATGAAGCGGCACCCCGATGTCTGTCTCGATTACGTCATCGATTACAGTCAACTGATGGAGGATCCGGGTTACTACTTCATGGACAGCCCCGGCAACGATCTGGAGAGCATCGCAGGACAGGTGGCATCCGGGTCCAACATGATTTTCTTTGTCACTGGAAACGGTTCGATTACGAATTTCCCGTTCGTGCCAACAATTAAGATCGTTACGACGACCGGACGCTATGAAATGCTTGAAAAGGACATGGACGTGAATGCCGGTGCGTATCTTGACGGCACATCGATGGAAGAACTTGGTGAGTCTATGCTCGACGTGACGGTGGATGTCGCGTCGGGTGAACGTTCCGTCGGTGAAAAAGCCGGACACTCCCAAGTTTCACTGTGGCGTGACTGGAAGCAGACGGGTCCCGTGGATTTAAATCCACTGTTGACGGATTCTGAGTTGAAATCTGGCGATCCGATTCCAATTGATACCGCGCCAGGAGCAGCACTCTCCGAATCTCGGCTCCCCCAGGAATTACAATTCCGTGCCCTACAAACAGAAGACGGATGTCGCACGGATCAAGTGGGACTGATTTTGCCTACCAGTCTCTGTTCGGGTCAGATTGCGCAGATGATTGCGCACCGTTGCAATGAACGGGAAATTGGCAAGGCGCAAGGTATATCGCGTTTTGTCGCGCTGCCGCATACGGAAGGCTGCGGTGTCTCCAGTGGACGTTCTGAGGAGATTTACACCCGCACGATGATTGGACATCTCACCCACCCGACGGTTGCTCTCGGCTTACTCCTCGAACACGGTTGTGAAAAGACGCACAACGACCACGTCCGACATGAGATTCAGCAGTTGGGAATATCCCCGGAACGCTACGGCTGGGCGAGTGTGCAATTGGATGGCGGGATTGATGCTGTCATTGATAAGGTGCAAGATTGGTTCTCGGAGGAACTTGTGGATAAACCGGCTGTTCCTGTTGTCGATGCGGGATTAGAACATCTCTGCATCGCCGTGACATCAACCGGAACCGCAACTGAAGAAGTCTCGGAGTCTCTGACGCAATTAACGCACAGCGTCGCCGCTTCAGGCGGAACGGTCATCGTGCCTGCAAACGCGACTTTTTTACGCATGTTCGGGGTTACAAACCCCGCCCACAGTGTGCCTACCACTTTGGCGTATGGACAGCGGGTTGAAAAGGCGGGTTTCCACATCATGGAGACTCCCACCGATCAACAGACGGAGACGTTGACAGGATTGGGTGCGACGGGTGTGGATCTGGCACTTGCGCACATTGTTGGGGCCCCCTTACAATCGCACGTGATGGTCCCACTCATTCAGGTCTCTACAGATGCGACAACGCAAACCACCTACGGTGCCGATCTGGATTTGGGGACTGCTGATGTTGATGAGTTGTTAGCCTTAATTGTGGAAGTGGCTTCGCGGCAGTATACCCCGAAGTTGCACGGCAAAGGGAACACGGATTTTCAGTTGACCCGGGGCTTGTTGGGAATTTCAATGTGA